A stretch of the Patescibacteria group bacterium genome encodes the following:
- a CDS encoding ribonuclease HI family protein — translation MTKRKIIIYTDGGSRGNPGPAGAGAYITDSEGKKLKGVSKFLGVQTNNFAEYEAVILGLHEIKKMFGKNVKDMDIEVRMDSELVKKQLSGEYQIREESLFPHFIKIWNMQVKDLPKLKFTHVPREKNQDADQLANVAMDGGE, via the coding sequence ATGACCAAGCGAAAAATAATCATCTATACGGACGGCGGTTCACGGGGGAACCCCGGTCCTGCCGGCGCCGGCGCTTATATCACCGACAGCGAAGGCAAGAAACTCAAAGGCGTCTCAAAGTTTCTCGGCGTTCAAACGAACAATTTTGCCGAATACGAAGCGGTGATCCTCGGCTTACACGAAATAAAAAAAATGTTCGGCAAGAATGTCAAAGACATGGATATTGAGGTCAGAATGGATAGCGAGTTGGTTAAAAAACAATTAAGCGGCGAGTATCAGATACGAGAGGAGTCGCTTTTCCCGCACTTCATCAAGATTTGGAATATGCAGGTAAAAGACCTGCCGAAACTGAAATTCACGCACGTGCCGCGCGAAAAAAACCAAGATGCCGACCAATTGGCAAACGTTGCGATGGACGGTGGCGAATAG